The Rissa tridactyla isolate bRisTri1 chromosome 1, bRisTri1.patW.cur.20221130, whole genome shotgun sequence DNA segment TTGGAAGAAACAGCACATTTAACAGGATTCTTCAGAGCAGCACGTTGGAGTTTTTGAACCTGGGAAGATCAATGTAAGTTAGTACTAGATGGACAGAGATCTTGTCAGAAACCTGTATCATACGGTCTAGTCAACAATATAACCTGATGAAAGGAGAACTAAAGCAGAGTAACTCTGCTCTCACCTTCTTGGTCATGGTAGCAGAAAACAGGAATGTCTTTCTGTCTCGAGGAATCACTTTTAATATCTTATCCACCtgtaaaaatagaaaggaaatggaaatgctgaataCAACAGCAATCAAGACATAAGCCTCCTACAAATACAATGATCATCCAAATGAAGAGTAATACATGTGTGCAACTCAGACTCACAGTAGGACCACATTTCCCCTCTTCTACAAGGAAGGTGTAGGCTGATAGCTTGTTAACGCTTAGGCAGTGAGAATACCAGAAGTCCAACAGCAGTGCAAATATAAGGCAATATTCCTGCAGAAACGCGTGTGTGATCACATTCTACAGTAACTGCATCCATGTCAGGTGCTCCAGAGAAACCAGTAGGTTTCAGAGATAAAATGCCTCCTACTGTCTTGCTAGTGCTCTGCAGAACTCTGATAAATTCTACTGCCACCGTAGACTTTTGTGCAATTATTAGATCTTAGTTACCATTTGCTATTAATTTCTACAGAACAGCTCAGTGTTTACTACGTGACCGTATGAAGCAATTTTAAAGGGACTAATCTGGTGTTCCAAACTCTTCTTTTAGTAGATTCCTACCTCTGTCTCAAAATCCATGTTAAGGATCCGGTCAGCCTCATCCATCACTAGGAATTTCAGAGCTCGTAAGTTGAAGCCCTTTGTGTTCTCCAGATGGTCAACTAGACGGCCAGGGGTAGCTACCAACAAAATCATGAGAGCAAATTTagaatgaaagcaaaggaaaagatccAAAGAGACAAGAGTCATCCGTTACAGAAACTGGATTTTTTGCCCAAGAGAAGTAAAGGTAGATAGCTTTGTGGGAAGGATTCTTTCATAGGATATCTTCAGAGTGTTTTGAAATAAGACTAATGGAGTCAGACTCTCTGAACAAtgccctcctttcccctctccccctaaACGAGACCACAGAATAGACTGTAGACGAGCTGTACTAAGAAGGATGAGATCAGCATTTTGAATACTTGAGCAGAATGAAAAACTAAGCCAAAGGTGGTCTTAGCAGGAATGCTTTGGAATGAGCTTGTAGCAGCCAGGCTACTGGCATGTACTTTAGAAATATTAACAAGCCAGTACTCAGATCTCAGGACGAAAACAAATGAAGGATGTACTCTCACTTCTCCTTCAAATGCACAAAACTTTTTGGCACTCTTTCTTTGGACTGCTGCAGTTTGATAATATTCATACCCCATATCCCCAGCACATTAACTTACCAATTATAACATGGGGTTTCTTGGCTAAGGCCAGAGATTGAGACATCGTGTCAATTCCACCCACAATAACCGCTGCAGgacaaataaaatataatgaatcTCTCGGTGTAGCACCAGCCAGCCCCTGGCATCTTAGTGTTTCCTCCTACTCCCTGCCACCCACAACAACTTTGTGCAAATGAAAGGCTACTTATCTTTACAAGAATTCACTTTACTTTAGCACACCTGACCTTCTGAGGCCTCTTAAGCCATACGATTAAGTCCTTCCGGGCCCTGGGTATTTAATTTTCACAGTTGAAGAGCTACAGGCAGAATCTGTTCCTTGCAGCTTAACTCAGCTGCAAAAATCTAGGAATCCTCAAAACACCCACAAAGCTTTTATGTTTGTAGCTAATATCTGAAGAACCAATATAGAGAGtctgaaggaaaaattaaactaCATCATACTACATAGAGTGGAGTTCTGTTCAATTTCACTGGACACAAACTTACTATTGAGAAGATTCTCTTCTATTTCCATCTTTAACTGTTTagacataaaatacagaagagctGCAGACTACTGCATGAGGAAAGACCATACAGTCTTTCTTTCCCAAACCTGGTACCAGATCTCTGTCTTCAGGCAACACAAGTTTTCTCATCTTTTGTTCAACCCTCCATACAAATACTCTCTACTTTTTCCCTTTGCAATTTAAAGCTAACAAACTTCAGTCTTCAGGAAAACTGCTTCAATATCACAAAGCTACTTACTAGTGTGGACACCAATGGAGGACCCAAGAGCTTCAAACTGCTCTGAGATTTGGAAAGCCAGCTCCCTTGTTGGTGTGAGGACAAGAGCAAATAATCGCTGAGGTGTTTCCAGCAGTGCTTGAAGAATTGGCAAAGCAAAGGCTCCTGTTTTTCCAGAGCCAGTTTCTGCCAGTCCAATGATATCTCTGCCTACAAGGAGCAGCAAGGAGGTCAAAAACCGTTACAAGTCTAGACCAGAGAAAGAAGCAGGCAACAGGGTAGAATTCATCAGCAGAATCCATTCTGACCTCCTAAATTGCTAAAGCTGAGAAGAACATGCTGCCAACAGGTTTTAAACTGGAGAAGACTTCTCAGGaatgcaattttactttttttttcccccccccaagaGAATCTTATACATGGAGTAAAAGAGTCTGACAACAGTTAAGTACTAGGACAGAGTAGACACTGAAAGTTTATTCCCTGTCACTACACTGTTCTGTTCCTGCTtcatggtgtttgtttttttttttttaaataaaaccacaacCAAATATTCTAGAAGCAGAAATGTTTGACGattcagtaatttattttcctgtaattCCAGGATGTTTACAGAAAGTCACTGTGGTTTGGTTATTACTCACTCCAGAAATCTAATTTCAAAAAATTGCCTGCTCACAGCAAAGCAGATTATACAAGCTTTGTAATCAATCAAGGCATCTCCAATTTCAGACACACAGCTATCTACCAGAAGAGTCACAATCCTAAATCTATCATAAGTTTCCTGTGTATTCCTgagtatttcagaaagaaaatggttgATGCGGACTAGCAGCTCAAATGATTGACAATAATTCTATTTACCAGGAAGTGTCAGAACCACAGAACAATAGTGAACACTCAAGAACTTGTTTGTACCCATTTGAAAGTTTACACTTGCAGGCAGTGTTACAGAAGAAATTAGTATTCCAAGCTCCACCTAGGAAGTACACAAGAATGAAAACAGACACTACTTCTAAACAGAGCTCTCCAACGATGAAGAAGTGAGAACACTGTCATCCCTGCCACTTACTTCTCACTCAGCAAAATTAATTCACATAGAGCTCCTGGGGCATCCCGATTCAGGATCACAGACGCATACTGCTCACCTTGGAGAGCCACTGGAATAGCCTCAACTTGGATCTTTGTTGGCACCTTCCATCCTAACTGGTCACAAGCTTCACACAGGACATCTGTCACTCCCTGAACATtagtgaaaagagaaaagggaaacagaCATCACCAAGGAGACCTAAATTAAATCATAGAGTTACGTTACATACATGCTGCAACACAGCCAAGCTTCTCTCTAGCAGTGACAAACCCCATCAGCCCCTCAACAGAACTACATAAAAAGTCAGGCTGCTCACAGAGATCCCCATCTCTGTCAAGTCACTTCATGGGTTTGTTCAAAACTGTTGGAGGTGAGTGTCATCAGTAAGAAACTAGTCATTTTTCCCTAGTTTACACAAGGAGCTTTCCACACACACAGTCTCTCTTCCCCTCTGGGAGTATGCCATGaacatggaaaaaggaaaacacctgGGCAAGGTAAGACAATTGGAAATACATGTAGCCGGCCGAGGAGCACAGATCGGGGCAGCAACGCCATCCTCACCGGGGCACAGGCCCAAAGCCCCGAGACCTCCCGCCGGGGCACAGCGCCGCGCCCGCCGAGGCCCACGTATCTGCCCCCCCCGCGCACCGGCGGCTCCGCCGGGCCTAGGGCCGCTTGCAGACGCGGAGAGCCGCAGCCCAGGGGCAAGCACGACGAGGCGGCGTGGGGCACGGCCTGGCACATGGCGCTGTGCGAGGAGCTCCCCTCCGGCCTGACATGCGGGGCGAGGGCAGGAGGGTGCtccgcggggcgggggagggaacAGCGGGGCAAGAAGCTGTTCCAGCCCAGCCTCACCAGGTCCTTGAAACTCCGTGGCTCTTCCACCGCCGCCTCCGGCTCCGCCACTGCCCCCGGCTCGGCCgcctgcccttcctcctctcctgccgCCATTTTGGACTGCCCCCTTCTGAAGCAGCGCAGAGCATTGTGGGAGTTGCAGTCCGCCCCCTTGGGGTGTTATGGGATTTGTAGTTCGGAGGAACGAGCCAATCggagcgggcggggcggggctcgCGGGGCCACGCGCGGCGGCCGTTGACCGGCGGGTAACGTGGAGGAGCCGACGTCGGCGGAGTCACTGTGTGTGTGGCTGGCTCTGCATGTTGCGGGATGTCAGTTGTTTAGCGTaaataattaagttttaattagaataatttaTTTAGGATTATGATACGGCATTATTTGTGCTCTTTGCCTGGCTTTGCTTGGCATGAGtggctagatttgctgaagcctttaggctgcaatatttttcttagtaattttcctagcagccgatacagtgctgtgtttagtcttttagtatggGAAAGATGTTGATAGCAcgctgatgttttggtagtgtttttcccAAGCCTGGGACTCTTCAGTTCTCCATGTTCTGCCAGCGAGGGCAGGTGCACAAGGAGCGTAAACCACAAGATAAGGAGGCTACAACCATCAGCTGAAACTGCAAATCAGCAAGATaaagagcctgcctgcctggacacgGAAACAAGAACCCAATAagatgttagaagaccccagaccaaaagtcaccattggactaaaagacgCATGGACAGCGTGTGAAGAGCATGTGAGGGCTGGGTGTATGGTTcacaagggtataattgcccaggaTTTCTTTGTTCAGGGCCCCTCTCTTCAGAGGCATCCAGCCTGACCTGTCATTACTACCGtacctttaaattaaattaattattttataaaatccaaTGCCTGAGACTCTACTATGGGAAACTTACGGCCTTGCCTGAAGAAGGAGAAGGCATGCCTGagggaaagtgtgtgtgtgtgtgtgtgacaccatgAATGGTGTGTGGGTGCTCGGGCAGTGGCTTCTCCTTTAACACTGTGCAAGGTTATTAAGCAGCACAGTGTGTCATTAAGCAGGTGTTTCTTCTCAACATGTGCAAGGCATGTTTTCTTTAAACTTAATTTGGCTTATGCTTCTGCAAGGGGGGTGTTGTTTTATGTGGCAAGGGCTTTGCTTTTCTAAATTAGAAGCTGTGTGTGGATTTTCACTGA contains these protein-coding regions:
- the DDX47 gene encoding probable ATP-dependent RNA helicase DDX47, giving the protein MAAGEEEGQAAEPGAVAEPEAAVEEPRSFKDLGVTDVLCEACDQLGWKVPTKIQVEAIPVALQGRDIIGLAETGSGKTGAFALPILQALLETPQRLFALVLTPTRELAFQISEQFEALGSSIGVHTTVIVGGIDTMSQSLALAKKPHVIIATPGRLVDHLENTKGFNLRALKFLVMDEADRILNMDFETEVDKILKVIPRDRKTFLFSATMTKKVQKLQRAALKNPVKCAVSSKYQTVEKLQQYYIFIPSKFKDSYLVYILNELAGNSFMIFCSTCNNTQRTALLLRNLGFTAIPLHGQMSQNKRLGALNKFKAKARSILLATDVASRGLDIPHVDVVINFDIPTHSKDYIHRVGRTARAGRSGKSITFVTQYDVELFQRIEHLIGKKLPAFPMQEEEVMMLTERVAEAQRFARMELREQGEKKRSRNDDDDTEEAIGVRNKVAGGKKKKRKAF